Proteins encoded by one window of Streptomyces sp. NBC_01571:
- a CDS encoding MarR family winged helix-turn-helix transcriptional regulator, which translates to MDTEAGHDQAREPGDTARLASALRLAVGRMTRRLRQAHAVGDVSLSGVSVLARLAADGAGSPGSLAELERVRPQAMASTLAALGERGLVGRAPDTADGRRIIVEITEEGRAMLAERRSESVHRLAAALDEFTERERETIASALPLLDRLAERL; encoded by the coding sequence GTGGATACAGAAGCAGGTCACGACCAGGCCCGGGAACCCGGCGACACCGCGCGGCTCGCCTCCGCCCTGCGCCTCGCCGTGGGTCGTATGACCCGGCGACTCCGCCAGGCCCACGCCGTGGGGGACGTGTCGCTCTCCGGTGTCTCGGTGCTCGCGCGGCTCGCCGCCGACGGCGCCGGCTCGCCGGGGTCCCTCGCCGAGCTGGAGCGCGTACGGCCCCAGGCGATGGCCAGCACGCTCGCGGCGCTCGGAGAACGCGGGCTGGTCGGCCGCGCTCCCGACACGGCGGACGGGCGGCGGATCATCGTGGAGATCACCGAGGAGGGCCGGGCCATGCTCGCGGAGCGGCGCTCCGAGTCCGTCCACCGCCTCGCGGCCGCTCTCGACGAGTTCACCGAGCGGGAGCGCGAGACCATCGCCTCCGCGCTGCCCCTCCTCGACCGACTGGCGGAACGACTGTGA
- the nhaA gene encoding Na+/H+ antiporter NhaA encodes MTVPPEPPESSLLSGQTVCGKSAQGPLRDFLRTETGSAAVLLSAALLALAWANLGPGSYASFWHTELSVRIGSGGVSLGLREWVNSGLMTLFFFVVGLEARREFDMGELRERRRVTLPVLAGLSGMAVPVAVYLAVNAGHASAQGWGTAMSTDTAFALGMLALFGTRLPGSLRVFILSVSVVDDFVALAVIAFAYSGALSVPALLTALGLFAVLLLVRRVLGVRIPALYAVLGVAIWVALLKSGVDPVVTGLAMGLLTYARPAERSDLEHASTLFRRFREQPTPELERTVRRGLASTLSPNERLQRMFHPWTSYVIVPLFALANAGITVSGAQLAQAFTSPITLGILFGYVLGKPLGIVGAALLTTRVSRGRLRPPAGWGAVTAGGTLAGVGFTVSLLIATLAFDGDELGQAKIGILAAVAGSFLLTWLVTRVIGALPRRSRSRALLGTSQSIVDLSDSVDVRRDHVRGPLDAPVTLVEYGDFECPYCGLAEPVVRELLADFGDVRYVWRHLPLNDVHPNAQLAAEAAEAAALQDGYWEMHDLLLEHQGDLLPKDLLHYAEEIGLDTDRFRADLRAGAGTAHIAADLESADLSGVSGTPTFFVNGRRHHGAYDIASLSAAVRAARERAALTGAGRTA; translated from the coding sequence GTGACTGTGCCACCTGAGCCACCTGAGAGCTCCCTCCTGTCGGGGCAGACCGTGTGCGGCAAGAGCGCCCAGGGTCCGCTGCGGGACTTCCTGCGGACCGAGACCGGCAGTGCCGCCGTGCTGCTCAGCGCGGCGCTCCTGGCACTCGCCTGGGCCAACCTCGGGCCCGGTTCGTACGCGTCCTTCTGGCACACCGAGCTGTCGGTCCGCATCGGATCGGGCGGCGTGTCCCTGGGCCTGCGCGAGTGGGTGAACAGCGGCCTGATGACGCTGTTCTTCTTCGTCGTGGGCCTGGAGGCGCGCCGCGAGTTCGACATGGGCGAACTACGGGAGCGACGGCGGGTCACGCTGCCGGTGCTCGCGGGGCTCAGCGGCATGGCCGTGCCCGTCGCGGTCTACCTGGCCGTCAACGCGGGCCACGCCTCCGCGCAGGGGTGGGGCACCGCCATGTCGACGGACACGGCCTTCGCGCTGGGCATGCTCGCCCTGTTCGGTACGCGGCTGCCGGGCAGTCTGCGGGTCTTCATCCTCAGCGTCTCCGTCGTGGACGACTTCGTGGCGCTGGCCGTCATCGCCTTCGCCTACAGCGGAGCCTTGTCGGTACCGGCGCTGCTGACGGCGCTCGGCCTGTTCGCCGTCCTCCTGCTGGTGCGCCGCGTCCTGGGGGTGCGGATCCCGGCGCTGTACGCGGTGCTGGGCGTGGCGATCTGGGTGGCGCTCCTGAAGTCGGGGGTGGACCCGGTCGTGACGGGGCTCGCGATGGGTCTGCTGACCTACGCCCGGCCGGCCGAACGCAGCGACCTGGAGCACGCGAGCACACTGTTCCGGCGCTTCCGCGAGCAGCCGACGCCGGAACTGGAGCGCACGGTACGCCGCGGGCTGGCCTCGACGCTCTCCCCCAACGAGCGGCTCCAGCGGATGTTCCACCCCTGGACGAGCTATGTGATCGTGCCGCTGTTCGCCCTCGCCAACGCCGGCATCACCGTCAGCGGCGCCCAGCTGGCGCAAGCCTTCACGTCGCCGATCACGCTGGGCATCCTCTTCGGCTACGTCCTCGGCAAACCCCTCGGCATCGTCGGTGCCGCCCTCCTGACCACCCGCGTCAGCCGCGGACGCCTCCGGCCGCCGGCCGGCTGGGGCGCCGTCACCGCGGGCGGCACGCTGGCCGGGGTCGGGTTCACCGTCTCCCTGCTGATCGCGACCCTCGCCTTCGACGGCGACGAACTGGGGCAGGCGAAGATCGGGATCCTGGCCGCCGTGGCCGGCTCGTTCCTCCTGACCTGGCTCGTCACCCGGGTGATCGGCGCCCTGCCGCGGCGTTCCCGCTCCCGGGCCCTGCTCGGTACGAGCCAGAGCATCGTGGATCTCAGCGACTCCGTCGACGTGCGACGCGACCATGTACGCGGTCCCCTGGACGCGCCGGTGACGCTGGTCGAGTACGGGGACTTCGAGTGCCCGTACTGCGGACTGGCCGAGCCCGTGGTGCGCGAGCTGCTCGCCGACTTCGGGGACGTGCGCTACGTGTGGCGGCATCTGCCGCTGAACGACGTGCACCCCAACGCCCAGCTGGCAGCCGAGGCCGCCGAGGCCGCGGCCCTCCAGGACGGGTACTGGGAGATGCACGATCTGCTGCTGGAGCATCAGGGGGACCTGCTCCCCAAGGACCTGCTCCACTACGCCGAGGAGATCGGCCTCGACACCGACCGTTTCCGCGCCGACCTCCGGGCCGGGGCGGGTACGGCCCACATCGCCGCGGACCTTGAGTCCGCCGATCTCAGCGGCGTTTCGGGGACCCCGACGTTCTTCGTCAACGGCCGCCGTCACCACGGCGCCTACGACATCGCCTCGCTGTCCGCGGCCGTGCGCGCCGCGCGGGAGAGGGCGGCGCTCACCGGGGCCGGCCGGACGGCCTGA
- a CDS encoding MFS transporter, with the protein MPPGPGYKWVALSNTTLGVLIATMDASIVIISLPAIFRGIGLDPLAPGNIGYLLWMILGYLLVSAVLVVVLGRLGDMYGRVKIYNLGFLVFACASVALSLDPFRAAAGALWLILWRVVQAFGGSMLTANSAAILTDAFPTRQRGMALGINQITALAGQFLGLLAGGLLAAVDWRAVFWVSVPVSITGTVWSYLSLRETSSGRPGRIDWLGNITFAAGAGTLLVGITYGIQPYGSHATGWGNPWVLAGLTGGVVLLLLFCYVESRVADPMFTLALFRIRAFAAGNVAALLTAIARGGLQFMLIIWLQGIWLPLHGYAFEDTPLWAGIFMLPLTLGFLIAGPLSGYLSDRFGARMFSTTGLIVVAVSFLGLLVLPIDFDYGTFAALLLLNGLGQGMFSSPNTSSIMGSVPPEYRGVASGMRSTFQNSGTALSIGVFFSLMVSGLASSLPGALSGGLQAHGVPAGAAEHAASLPPVSTLFATFLGNNPIEHLLASGGALAHLSPAQHAALTGHTFFPRLVSGPFHHGLTIVFSVAAGMALVSALASALRGGRRPAQDAPPQDRGTTAAGPSRTGQRHNTPS; encoded by the coding sequence CTGCCCCCGGGCCCCGGCTACAAGTGGGTCGCGCTGTCCAACACCACGCTCGGCGTGCTGATCGCCACGATGGACGCCTCCATCGTGATCATCTCGCTGCCCGCGATCTTCCGCGGGATCGGGCTCGACCCGCTCGCGCCCGGCAACATCGGCTATCTGCTCTGGATGATCCTGGGCTATCTGCTGGTGTCGGCGGTACTCGTCGTCGTCCTCGGCCGGCTCGGCGACATGTACGGCCGGGTCAAGATCTACAACCTCGGCTTCCTCGTCTTCGCCTGCGCCTCCGTCGCACTCTCGCTCGACCCGTTCCGGGCCGCCGCCGGCGCCCTGTGGCTGATCCTGTGGCGCGTCGTCCAGGCGTTCGGCGGCTCCATGCTCACCGCCAACTCGGCCGCCATCCTCACCGACGCCTTCCCCACCCGGCAGCGCGGCATGGCCCTCGGCATCAACCAGATCACCGCGCTCGCCGGCCAGTTCCTCGGCCTCCTCGCCGGCGGACTGCTGGCAGCCGTCGACTGGCGCGCGGTGTTCTGGGTGAGCGTGCCGGTCAGCATCACCGGCACCGTCTGGTCGTACCTGAGCCTGCGGGAGACCTCGTCGGGGCGCCCCGGCCGCATCGACTGGCTGGGCAACATCACCTTCGCCGCGGGCGCCGGGACCCTGCTGGTCGGCATCACCTACGGCATCCAGCCCTACGGCTCGCACGCCACCGGCTGGGGAAACCCGTGGGTGCTCGCCGGCCTGACCGGCGGTGTCGTCCTGCTGCTGCTCTTCTGCTACGTCGAGTCGCGCGTCGCCGACCCGATGTTCACGCTGGCCCTGTTCAGGATCCGGGCCTTCGCCGCGGGCAACGTGGCGGCGCTGCTGACGGCGATCGCGCGCGGCGGGCTGCAGTTCATGCTCATCATCTGGCTGCAGGGCATCTGGCTGCCGCTGCACGGCTACGCGTTCGAGGACACCCCGTTGTGGGCGGGCATCTTCATGCTGCCCCTGACCCTGGGCTTCCTGATCGCGGGTCCCCTGTCCGGTTACCTGTCGGACCGGTTCGGCGCCCGGATGTTCTCCACGACCGGCCTGATCGTCGTCGCGGTCTCCTTTCTCGGGCTGCTCGTCCTGCCCATCGACTTCGACTACGGGACCTTCGCGGCGCTGCTGCTGCTCAACGGACTGGGCCAGGGCATGTTCTCCTCCCCGAACACCTCCTCGATCATGGGCAGCGTGCCGCCCGAGTACCGGGGCGTCGCCTCGGGCATGCGCTCCACGTTCCAGAACTCGGGCACCGCCCTGTCCATCGGTGTGTTCTTCTCCCTGATGGTCTCCGGACTGGCCTCGTCGCTGCCCGGGGCGCTCAGCGGCGGACTCCAGGCGCACGGCGTGCCCGCCGGCGCGGCCGAACACGCCGCGTCGCTCCCGCCGGTGAGCACGTTGTTCGCCACGTTCCTCGGCAACAACCCCATCGAACACCTGCTCGCGTCCGGTGGAGCCCTCGCCCATCTCTCCCCGGCCCAGCACGCGGCCCTGACCGGTCACACCTTCTTCCCCCGACTGGTCTCCGGCCCCTTCCACCACGGGCTCACCATCGTCTTCAGCGTGGCCGCGGGCATGGCGCTGGTCTCCGCGCTCGCCTCGGCCCTGCGCGGCGGGCGCCGTCCCGCGCAGGACGCCCCTCCACAGGACCGAGGGACCACCGCGGCCGGCCCGTCACGGACGGGACAGCGGCACAACACGCCCTCGTAG